A window of the Butyricimonas virosa genome harbors these coding sequences:
- a CDS encoding DUF58 domain-containing protein, whose translation METSDLLKRVRQIEIKTRGLSSNIFAGEYHTAFKGRGMTFSEVRAYQYGDDIRSIDWNVTARYNHPYVKIFEEERELTVMLLIDVSASRNFGTVSKLKKNQITEIAAVLAFSAIQNNDKIGVIFFSDRIEKFIPPKKGRTHILHIIRELVDFYPEHKATNISVALQYLTNAIKKRCTCFLISDFMDDHDFEHPLIIANKKHDVVALQLYDRREKILPPVGLMYLTDAETGESVWVDTSDKKVRDEFEAYGIERDKELDRIFKHAGVDMASISADEDYVRSLITLFKKRGAGY comes from the coding sequence GTGGAGACTTCAGATTTATTAAAACGTGTCAGGCAGATTGAGATAAAGACTCGGGGATTATCGAGTAATATCTTTGCAGGGGAGTATCACACGGCTTTTAAAGGTCGGGGAATGACGTTTAGCGAGGTGCGGGCTTATCAATACGGGGATGACATTCGAAGTATTGACTGGAACGTAACGGCTCGTTATAATCACCCTTACGTGAAAATATTCGAGGAAGAGCGTGAGTTGACCGTGATGTTGTTGATTGACGTGAGTGCCTCGCGTAATTTCGGTACGGTGTCGAAACTGAAAAAGAATCAGATTACCGAGATTGCGGCTGTGTTGGCATTCTCTGCTATTCAAAACAACGATAAGATTGGCGTGATCTTCTTTTCTGACCGGATCGAGAAATTTATTCCGCCGAAAAAAGGACGGACGCATATTTTGCATATCATTCGGGAATTAGTGGATTTTTATCCGGAACACAAGGCAACCAATATTTCTGTGGCGTTGCAATATTTGACAAATGCGATCAAGAAACGGTGTACTTGTTTCCTGATTTCTGATTTCATGGATGATCACGATTTTGAACACCCGTTGATTATTGCCAATAAGAAACATGACGTGGTGGCTTTGCAATTGTACGATCGGAGAGAGAAAATATTGCCTCCTGTCGGGTTGATGTACTTGACGGATGCGGAGACGGGGGAAAGTGTTTGGGTGGATACTTCCGACAAGAAAGTCCGGGACGAGTTCGAAGCGTATGGTATCGAACGAGATAAAGAACTGGATCGGATATTCAAACATGCCGGTGTCGATATGGCATCTATTAGCGCTGATGAAGATTACGTGAGGTCATTGATTACGTTATTCAAGAAAAGAGGGGCTGGATATTAA
- a CDS encoding vWA domain-containing protein, which translates to MFGYEFANPEYFWLLLVLIPMVIWYIFKEKRSHADLKFSSIRVFKQMKRGSRIWLRHLLFAARVLAILFLVLALARPQSSSSWQTYNSEGIDIMLALDISGSMLARDFTPDRLEAAKEVATKFILERPQDRIGLVVFSGESFTQSPLTTDQAVLVNVMKDIHSGMIEDGTAIGLGLANAVNRLKDSKAKSKVVILLTDGVNNRGAIAPITAAELAKTFGIRVYTIGVGTLGEAPYPVQTPFGMQLQRMPVEIDEDILTQIADMTGGKYFRATDNKKLEQIYQEIDQLEKSKVEVKHFSRKNEQYFYFALIGALLLIVEALGRYTLLRKIP; encoded by the coding sequence ATGTTTGGATATGAATTTGCAAACCCCGAGTACTTTTGGTTATTGTTGGTACTGATACCAATGGTTATCTGGTACATATTCAAGGAGAAACGCTCGCATGCTGATTTGAAGTTTTCTTCAATTCGGGTGTTCAAGCAAATGAAACGGGGTAGCCGGATTTGGTTACGTCATTTGTTGTTTGCAGCTCGGGTTTTGGCCATTCTATTTTTGGTTTTGGCGTTGGCAAGACCGCAATCCAGCTCGAGTTGGCAGACCTATAACAGCGAGGGTATTGATATTATGCTGGCATTGGATATTTCCGGTAGTATGTTGGCACGAGATTTTACTCCTGATCGACTGGAGGCAGCCAAGGAGGTTGCAACTAAGTTTATATTGGAGCGCCCTCAGGATCGTATCGGACTGGTTGTTTTTAGTGGGGAAAGTTTCACGCAAAGTCCTTTGACAACGGATCAAGCCGTGTTGGTCAACGTGATGAAGGATATTCATAGCGGGATGATTGAAGATGGAACAGCTATTGGCCTCGGGTTGGCAAATGCGGTAAATCGTTTGAAGGATAGCAAGGCGAAATCTAAGGTGGTCATCCTTTTGACGGATGGAGTCAACAACCGGGGAGCGATTGCACCGATAACGGCGGCAGAATTGGCAAAAACGTTTGGTATTCGGGTCTACACGATCGGGGTCGGAACTTTAGGTGAGGCTCCTTATCCCGTGCAGACGCCTTTTGGGATGCAATTACAGCGAATGCCGGTTGAGATAGATGAAGATATATTGACCCAGATTGCTGACATGACAGGCGGTAAATATTTCCGGGCAACAGATAACAAAAAACTGGAGCAAATTTATCAGGAAATTGATCAATTGGAGAAGAGCAAGGTAGAAGTCAAACATTTCAGTCGTAAGAACGAGCAGTATTTCTATTTTGCTTTGATCGGGGCTTTGTTATTAATTGTGGAGGCGTTAGGGCGATACACGTTGTTGAGGAAAATTCCATAA
- a CDS encoding VWA domain-containing protein yields the protein MFRFAHPELLYLLIIIPLLIVFYVVARIRKKKAIAEFGSPELLSTLMPLQSYKRETLKFILVLVALFFVILGVAGPQFGSKLQQVKKEGVELIIALDVSNSMMAQDIKPSRLDAAKQAISRMVEKLSDDKVGLIVFAGDAYVQLPITTDYSSAKLFLSGINTDIVPIQGTAIGTAIDLAAKSFTPDTEASKAIIVITDGENHQDDAIAAAKAAREKGIYVHTIGMGLAQGGPIPEKGNPGQYMRDGSGNPIISKLDEETLKEIAKAGEGIFVRASNSNVGLNTLLDEIDRMDKTLLEERVFSDYAEKYQYFLIMALIFVLLDFMVLGRKNKNFLKINIFGSETKSVGTNR from the coding sequence ATGTTTAGATTTGCACATCCTGAATTATTATACTTGCTGATTATCATACCATTGTTGATTGTTTTTTACGTGGTAGCAAGGATTCGGAAGAAAAAAGCGATTGCTGAATTCGGGAGTCCCGAATTACTGTCAACACTGATGCCTTTGCAATCTTATAAGCGGGAGACATTAAAATTTATACTTGTTCTGGTAGCTTTGTTTTTCGTCATTCTTGGGGTTGCAGGTCCTCAGTTCGGGTCAAAATTGCAACAGGTAAAAAAAGAGGGCGTGGAGTTGATTATTGCGTTGGATGTGTCAAATTCCATGATGGCGCAGGATATAAAGCCCAGCCGGTTGGATGCGGCGAAACAGGCCATTTCCCGAATGGTGGAAAAATTAAGTGATGATAAAGTGGGATTGATTGTGTTTGCAGGGGATGCTTACGTGCAATTGCCGATCACGACGGATTATTCTTCGGCTAAATTATTCCTATCTGGAATCAATACCGATATTGTCCCGATACAGGGTACGGCGATAGGAACGGCAATAGATTTGGCTGCGAAGTCGTTTACCCCGGACACGGAGGCATCGAAAGCGATTATCGTGATCACGGATGGTGAAAACCATCAGGACGATGCTATTGCTGCGGCTAAAGCTGCCCGGGAAAAAGGTATCTACGTGCATACGATCGGGATGGGATTGGCACAAGGAGGACCGATCCCGGAGAAGGGAAATCCCGGACAATACATGAGAGACGGGAGTGGTAACCCGATTATATCCAAGTTGGACGAGGAGACATTGAAAGAGATTGCCAAGGCCGGAGAGGGAATATTCGTGCGGGCAAGTAATTCGAACGTGGGATTAAACACCTTGTTGGACGAGATTGATCGTATGGACAAGACATTGTTGGAAGAACGGGTATTCAGTGATTATGCTGAAAAATACCAGTATTTCCTGATCATGGCATTGATATTCGTGTTGTTGGATTTCATGGTACTGGGACGTAAAAACAAGAATTTCTTGAAGATCAATATATTTGGAAGTGAGACGAAAAGTGTTGGAACGAATCGGTAA
- a CDS encoding tetratricopeptide repeat protein — protein sequence MVKMLITMIAAVVISLPSAAQQERKFIRGGNDLFNKQDFEKAEVEYRKALDTEVKSYEGAFNLGDALYKQKKFDEALQQFQSLAQNEKDKEKLGELYHNIGNTLLAMNKLDESIEAYKQSLRNRPNSQETKYNLEFARKQKQDQQNQDQNKDQQDQNKDQQNQDQNKDQNKDENKDQNQDQNKDQQDQNKDQQNKDKQDQDKQNQDQKDQQNKDQQNKDQQQQNQQAQPKISKEDAKRLLEALEADEKKTQEKVQKDKVQAQKAKKMKIEKNW from the coding sequence ATGGTGAAGATGTTGATAACGATGATAGCAGCTGTAGTTATAAGTTTACCATCGGCTGCGCAACAGGAACGAAAGTTTATTCGGGGCGGGAATGATCTGTTTAATAAACAGGATTTTGAGAAGGCTGAAGTGGAGTATCGTAAGGCTTTGGATACGGAAGTGAAATCATACGAGGGTGCGTTTAATTTGGGGGATGCGCTCTATAAACAGAAAAAGTTTGACGAGGCATTACAACAATTCCAATCGTTGGCACAGAATGAGAAAGACAAGGAAAAGTTAGGAGAGTTGTATCACAACATCGGAAATACTCTTTTGGCCATGAACAAGTTGGATGAGAGTATCGAGGCTTATAAACAGTCGTTGAGAAATCGTCCGAATTCCCAAGAGACAAAGTATAACCTGGAGTTTGCCCGCAAGCAGAAACAGGATCAACAAAATCAAGATCAAAATAAGGACCAGCAGGATCAAAATAAAGATCAACAGAATCAAGATCAGAACAAAGACCAAAATAAGGACGAGAATAAAGATCAGAACCAGGATCAAAATAAAGACCAGCAAGATCAGAATAAGGATCAACAAAATAAAGATAAACAGGATCAAGATAAGCAAAACCAAGATCAGAAGGATCAACAGAATAAAGATCAGCAGAATAAGGATCAGCAACAGCAGAATCAACAGGCTCAGCCTAAAATCTCGAAAGAAGATGCCAAACGCTTGTTAGAGGCCTTGGAAGCGGACGAAAAGAAAACACAGGAAAAGGTACAGAAAGATAAAGTTCAAGCTCAAAAGGCAAAGAAGATGAAGATTGAGAAAAACTGGTAA